The following proteins come from a genomic window of Deltaproteobacteria bacterium:
- a CDS encoding type II toxin-antitoxin system VapC family toxin, producing MNPVLVDSNVILDIATEDPQWSSWSSAALARVGENSRLVVNAVVFAEVSVGYASIELLNDVLSPDVFRREAIPFEAAFLAGKVFETYRRRGGVRTSPLPDFFIGAHAAVAGYRLLTRDARRYRTCFPTVELIVPANP from the coding sequence ATGAACCCCGTTCTCGTCGACAGCAATGTGATCCTGGACATCGCGACCGAAGACCCGCAATGGTCCTCTTGGTCGAGTGCGGCGTTGGCGCGCGTCGGCGAAAATTCTCGGCTCGTCGTCAACGCGGTCGTGTTCGCCGAGGTGTCGGTCGGTTACGCATCGATCGAGCTTCTGAACGACGTTCTTTCTCCCGACGTGTTCCGCCGCGAAGCCATTCCCTTCGAGGCCGCTTTTCTCGCGGGCAAGGTCTTCGAGACGTACCGCCGACGCGGGGGCGTAAGGACTTCACCGCTGCCGGACTTCTTCATCGGCGCCCATGCGGCGGTCGCCGGTTATCGTCTGCTCACGCGGGACGCCAGGCGGTACCGGACGTGCTTTCCGACCGTCGAACTGATCGTGCCCGCGAATCCATGA